In Labrys monachus, the genomic stretch ATGCTCTCGAAGGTCTCGGGCGTGACGGCATAGGCGAGGTTGAAGCCGTCGATGTCGGTTTCCTCCACCCATTGCTGCAGCTGATCGGCGACGGTTGTCGGGGAACCGACGAAGACCTGGCCGACGCCGCCGACACCGCCCCATGTCGCGAGGTCGTTGACCGTCCAGGAGCGGCTGTCGGAGACCAGATTCTCGATCATCGAGGTGAGTGCATTGGGCGGGATGTCCCGGATCACGTCGGTCGGCGAGAATTGACCGAAATCGACGCCGCTCCAGCCCGACATGAAGACGAGCGAGCCGTCATAGGAGGCATAGCGCCGGTATTCGTCGAAGCGGGCCTGGGCCTTGGCATCGGTTTCGTCGACGATGACCGTCACGAGACTGTAGATCAGCAGCTTTCGCGGGTCGCGGCCGCTTTCGGCGGCGCGGCGGCGTATGTCCGAGGCGTAGGCCTTGAGAACGCTCTTCGACAGCGACCCCACGAAGACGCATTCGGCATTGCGAGCGGCAAAGGCCTTGCCGGCGCCCGATGCGCCGGCCTGGTAGAGCAGAGGCGTGCGCTGGGGCGAGGGCTCGCACATATGATAGCCTGGAACCTCGAAATATTTACCCCTGTGGCCGATCTCGTGGACCTTCTCGGGGATGGCGAAGACGCGGTTGGCGCGGTCCCGCACCACGGCGCCTTCCTCCCAGCTGCCCTCGAACAGCTTGTAGAGGACTTCGAGATATTCCTGGGCGACATCGTAGCGATCGTCATGGCGGCGAAGCGCGTCGTCCCCGACATTGCGGGCGCCGCTGTTCAGGTAGGACGTGACGATGTTCCATCCGACCCGCCCCTTGGTGAGGTGGTCGGCCGTCGAGAGGCGCCGGGCGAAGGTATAGGGATGCTCGAACGTGGTGGAAGCGGTGATGCCGATGCCCAGATGCTCGGTCGCCATCGAGATGGGCACGGCCAGCTGCAGCGGATCGTTGACGGGGATCTGGGCCGCCTGTTCGATGGCGTGATAGGCGCTGCCCTTGTAGACGTCGTAATAGCCGACGACGTCGGCGATGAAGATGCCGTCGAAGATGCCGCGCTCCAGCGTGGCCGCCAGCCCGGTCCAGTATTCGACATCCTTGTACTGCCAGGAACGGTCGCGGGGATGCGCCCACAGCCCGGGCGACTGGTGCCCGACGCAGTTCATCTCGAAGGCGTTGAAGTGGATCTGACGGGTCATGGATGCGGGCCTTTGCGGGGGCGGGTCAGGCGGCGGCGGACGAGCCGGCGAGGCGGCTGCGTTCCTGTCCCTCGGCGTGCCGGAACTCGTCGCGCAGCAGGCTCCAGACCCGATGGCGCAATTCGGCGAAGCGCGGGTCCGAGCGCAGATCCTCGTCCCGGCCCCTGGCTTCGAGCGGGATATCGACGACATCCTTGATGCGGCCGGGCCGGGAGGTCATCACGGCGACGCGCTGGCCGAGATAAACGGCCTCGTCGATGCCGTGGGTGATGAAGACGATCGTCTTGCCGGACGTGCGCCAGATGCGCAGCAACTCGTCCTGCAGCGTCTCGCGCGTGTGGGCGTCGAGCGCCGCGAAGGGCTCGTCCATCAGCAGCACGCCCGGATCGTAGGCCAGGCTGCGGGCGATCGCCACCCGCTGCTTCATGCCGCCCGACAATTCGTGGGGGAGGCGGTCGCCGAAGCCTTCGAGACCGACCATTGCGAGGAAATGCCGGGCCCGCTCGGCCCGCTCGCGCCGGCCGACGCCCTTGGCCTCCAGGCCGAACTCGATGTTCTTCAGGGCGCTGCGCCAAGGGAAGAGGGCATATTGCTGGAAGACGAGGCCGCGGTCGAGGGCCGGACCGGCAATCGGCCGGCCGTCGATGAGAATACGGCCGGTGCTCGGCGCCACCAGGCCGCCGAGGAGATCGAGCAGGGTGGATTTTCCGCAGCCGCTCGGCCCGACGATCACCATGAATTCGCCGGCCTTGACCTCGAGGTTGATGTTCTCGAGCGCGGTGAAGCTGCCGCCGCCGCCGTTCCGGCCGGACGCCACCTTGAGGGGAAACGTCTTGCCGACGTTCTGGATCTGTATGGTGCTGCTCATCTCGTCATTCCCGGAAATGATGCGGACGGGCGAGACCCGGCACGGCCAAGGCCCGCCGTCCACGCCCGCGCGGCGGCGAAGCCTCAGGCCGAGGCGTAGGGATTGAAGGCGTTGGTGTAGAAATCGGTGGGCTTGTATTTGCCCTTCGGCACGATATCGGCGTCCTCGACCAGCTTCAGCCAGAAGGCGAGATCCTGCTCGTTGTTCAGGCCGTGCGTCGCCCAGCGCAGATGGCTGTAATCCTCCTTGCCGTCCCTGTTGTAGATATCCGGCAGATATTGGGTATCGAGCTTGCCGCGGTCGACGCCCAGCTTGATGACGTCGGCCGGGTGCTGGTTCGCCCAGTCGGCCGCTTCGGCGATGGCCGAGACATAGCCCTTGATCAGTTCCGGATGCTCGGCGATGAATTTGTCGGAGGCCATGGTGCCGCCACGGGTGATGAAGCGCCCTGCGATGTCGGAGACCGAGAAGAGCTGGCGGTAGCCGCCCTTGCGGCGCAGTTGGATGTCGAGCGGCGTGTAGGCGATGATCGCATCGATTCCGCCCTGCTGCAGCACCTGCTCATACTGCGCCTGCGGCACTGGGACGATCGTCACTTCGCTCTTGTGGACGCCGCGCTTGGCCAGCCAGTCCATGGCGAACCACACGCCGGAGAATGTCGGCCATTGCGTGCCGATGCGCTTGCCCTTGAGATCCTGCGCCGTCTTGATCGGCCCATTCTCGAGGACGATGAGGCCGTCGCCGGCATTGGCCGGATCGAAAGGCAGGGTGGAGGAAACGATCTCCCTGGCCTTCAGGCCCTTGTCGAAGACGTTGATGAAATAGGCGTAGTCGGCAAAGGGAGCCAGATCGAGCGCGCCGCTGTCGAGGGCGACGGTGTATTGATCCCAGGGGATGACGGCAAAGTCCGCCTGGATGCCGTATTTGGCGAAGAAGCCCTGCGCATCCGCGACTTCGATCAGTTCGTAGCCGATGCTCCAGTTCTGATTCAGGGGCGGACGGAAGATCCTGACGGATTTCAGATCGCCGGCCCGGGCCCGAGACGGCGAGAGCAGGGGGGCGGCGACGCCGGCGAGGGCGAGCGAACCGGCAGCCGCCTTGAGGAGGGAACGGCGGGAGACGTTGGACATGGCAGGCTCCTTTGAAGGGGGAGGACGGGCCGTTGCGGCTCGGATCAGGGATTGACGTCCTGGCGCCAGGACGACAGCCGGCGTTCCAGGGAGACCAGCAGCCAGTTGCTGCCGATGCCGAGCAGGGCGAGCACGATGACGCCGACATAGAGCAGGTGGACGCTCATCAGATATTGGGCGTTGACGATGAGGTAGCCGAGGCCGCTGCTGGCACCGACCATCTCCGAGACGACCAGCATCAGGAAGGAATAGGTCGCGGCCAGGCGCATGCCGGTGATGATCGAGGGAACGGCGGATGGCAGCACGACCTTGAGCAGCAGCTGCCAGCTCGGCAGGTCGATCGAACGGGCATATTTGACCAGGGCCGGATCGACGCTTCTGACACCGGTGATCGTGCCGAGCAGGATCGGCCAGACGACGACCCAGTAGATGATCGCCACATTGGTGGCGTAGCCGATGCCGAAGAACAGGATGAAGGCCGGAAACAGGGAGACCGGATTGGTCTGGCGCAGCAGCTGCAGCAGCGGATTGAGGTAGGATTCGAGCGGCTTGTACCATCCGAGCAGGATGCCGAGCGGGACCGCCGTGACCACGCCGAGGCCGAAACCGCCGGCAGCGCGCCCGACGCTGACCAGGATCTGCGGCAGCAACTGGCCGGCAAGGGCATATTCGGCGCCCTTTTCGATCACCTCGGAGAAGGGCG encodes the following:
- a CDS encoding LLM class flavin-dependent oxidoreductase, which codes for MTRQIHFNAFEMNCVGHQSPGLWAHPRDRSWQYKDVEYWTGLAATLERGIFDGIFIADVVGYYDVYKGSAYHAIEQAAQIPVNDPLQLAVPISMATEHLGIGITASTTFEHPYTFARRLSTADHLTKGRVGWNIVTSYLNSGARNVGDDALRRHDDRYDVAQEYLEVLYKLFEGSWEEGAVVRDRANRVFAIPEKVHEIGHRGKYFEVPGYHMCEPSPQRTPLLYQAGASGAGKAFAARNAECVFVGSLSKSVLKAYASDIRRRAAESGRDPRKLLIYSLVTVIVDETDAKAQARFDEYRRYASYDGSLVFMSGWSGVDFGQFSPTDVIRDIPPNALTSMIENLVSDSRSWTVNDLATWGGVGGVGQVFVGSPTTVADQLQQWVEETDIDGFNLAYAVTPETFESIVDLLVPELQRRGAYPKAYRAGTLREKLFGEGPYLPADHPAASFRDIEAVKKAERQRGESPGFALDTAGQAPAA
- a CDS encoding ABC transporter ATP-binding protein gives rise to the protein MSSTIQIQNVGKTFPLKVASGRNGGGGSFTALENINLEVKAGEFMVIVGPSGCGKSTLLDLLGGLVAPSTGRILIDGRPIAGPALDRGLVFQQYALFPWRSALKNIEFGLEAKGVGRRERAERARHFLAMVGLEGFGDRLPHELSGGMKQRVAIARSLAYDPGVLLMDEPFAALDAHTRETLQDELLRIWRTSGKTIVFITHGIDEAVYLGQRVAVMTSRPGRIKDVVDIPLEARGRDEDLRSDPRFAELRHRVWSLLRDEFRHAEGQERSRLAGSSAAA
- a CDS encoding ABC transporter substrate-binding protein; translation: MSNVSRRSLLKAAAGSLALAGVAAPLLSPSRARAGDLKSVRIFRPPLNQNWSIGYELIEVADAQGFFAKYGIQADFAVIPWDQYTVALDSGALDLAPFADYAYFINVFDKGLKAREIVSSTLPFDPANAGDGLIVLENGPIKTAQDLKGKRIGTQWPTFSGVWFAMDWLAKRGVHKSEVTIVPVPQAQYEQVLQQGGIDAIIAYTPLDIQLRRKGGYRQLFSVSDIAGRFITRGGTMASDKFIAEHPELIKGYVSAIAEAADWANQHPADVIKLGVDRGKLDTQYLPDIYNRDGKEDYSHLRWATHGLNNEQDLAFWLKLVEDADIVPKGKYKPTDFYTNAFNPYASA
- a CDS encoding ABC transporter permease — its product is MTDQILHDETSPPLRRGDLRPAGLWFREWVEPVLRNSAAIVAFLLLWELAPRFGLINRTFLPPFSEVIEKGAEYALAGQLLPQILVSVGRAAGGFGLGVVTAVPLGILLGWYKPLESYLNPLLQLLRQTNPVSLFPAFILFFGIGYATNVAIIYWVVVWPILLGTITGVRSVDPALVKYARSIDLPSWQLLLKVVLPSAVPSIITGMRLAATYSFLMLVVSEMVGASSGLGYLIVNAQYLMSVHLLYVGVIVLALLGIGSNWLLVSLERRLSSWRQDVNP